One part of the Musa acuminata AAA Group cultivar baxijiao chromosome BXJ1-5, Cavendish_Baxijiao_AAA, whole genome shotgun sequence genome encodes these proteins:
- the LOC135673897 gene encoding uncharacterized protein LOC135673897 translates to MKATCRDQSKYCRFHRDHDHDTEDCHDLRNQIEALIWRSHLGRYLKSRKVTLSPRGPPKRQINVISGKPTAGGTSTIARKSYAHSMVEKHPRPEHEPTITFGVGEVEHSHHDDALVISIQIANAWVKRVMVDTGSSADILYFDAFGRLGFTRDSISPLRTIVLPITLGEELKMKIILTTFMVVDLPSAYNVILGRLTPSPSHSPCPLPGQRSQMMPRGRSSAWPDWPASC, encoded by the exons ATGAAGGCCACCTGTAGAGACCAATCTAAATACTGTAGGTTCCATCGGGACCACGACCATGACACAGAGGACTGCCATGACCTCCGGAACCAGATAGAAGCACTAATATGGAGAAGCCACCTCGGACGCTATCTCAAGTCCCGGAAGGTGACTCTGAGCCCCAGAGGGCCCCCTAAGAGACAGATCAACGTCATCTCTGGCAAGCCAACAGCCGGTGGCACTAGCACGATAGCAAGAAAGTCCTATGCACACAGCATGGTGGAGAAGCATCCCCGCCCTGAGCACGAGCCTACAATTACCTTCGGAGTTGGAGAGGTTGAGCACTCCCACCATGACGATGCTCTGGTGATCTCCATCCAAATCGCCAACGCCTGGGTCAAGAGGGTGATGGTTGATACGGGGAGTTCCGCCGACATCCTCTACTTCGATGCCTTTGGGAGGCTCG GGTTCACCAGAGATTCCATCTCCCCGCTCAGAACCATAGTGCTCCCCATCACCCTCGGGGAGGAACTGAAGATGAAAATAATATTGACCACCTTTATGGTGGTCGACCTACCATCGGCCTACAATGTCATCCTCGGCCGCCTGACCCCTTCCCCTTCTCACTCCCCATGCCCTCTCCCTGGACAGAGGTCCCAGATGATGCCAAGGGGGCGCTCGAGCGCGTGGCCCGACTGGCCAgcgtcttgttga